A genome region from Dickeya dadantii NCPPB 898 includes the following:
- a CDS encoding HutD/Ves family protein yields the protein MQIFSLNTLPVSRWKNGGGETREICRIPSDEPDGDFAWRASIATIERDGDFSCFPGVDRVITLLSGDGVDLCGEGWRHRLTLHQPFTFAGELAIAAQLCGDVSLDFNIMVDRRRYRAEVAVVNGTTVQTPDTDGVAYVLAGHWRSGAYRLAAGEGGWWRSSDVRWTPDDDHAALLLTTIHAR from the coding sequence ATGCAAATCTTCAGCCTGAATACCTTGCCGGTCAGTCGCTGGAAAAACGGCGGCGGTGAAACCCGTGAAATCTGCCGGATACCGTCGGATGAACCCGACGGCGATTTTGCCTGGCGTGCCAGTATCGCTACGATCGAACGCGATGGCGATTTTTCCTGTTTTCCCGGCGTGGACCGGGTGATCACCCTGCTGTCCGGCGATGGCGTGGATCTGTGCGGCGAAGGCTGGCGACACCGGCTGACGCTGCATCAGCCGTTCACCTTCGCCGGCGAGCTGGCGATCGCGGCGCAGCTATGCGGCGACGTCAGTCTGGACTTCAATATCATGGTCGATCGCCGTCGTTATCGGGCAGAGGTAGCGGTAGTCAATGGCACGACGGTGCAGACGCCGGATACGGACGGCGTGGCGTACGTATTGGCGGGGCACTGGCGCTCTGGCGCATACCGACTGGCTGCCGGGGAGGGCGGCTGGTGGCGATCTTCGGACGTGCGTTGGACGCCTGATGATGACCATGCCGCGCTGCTGCTGACGACGATTCACGCACGATAA
- a CDS encoding formimidoylglutamate deiminase, giving the protein MSVYFATRALLPQGMARNVRLEVDELGYLQSVTPNAAPEGAQRLTGIVLPTVVNLHSHAFQRAMAGLAEVAGHPQDSFWTWRDLMYRMVANLTPEQVGAIATRLYIDMLKGGYSQVAEFHYLHHDPHGKPYRQHDMLRHVLAAAQRVGIGQTLLPVLYSYSGFGAQPPQPGQARFIQDVDHYLRQQETLAALIQTYPLLNHGLCFHSLRAVSQNQMEDVLEATDSSLPVHIHIAEQQKEVDDCLAWSGERPVQWLFNRFAVDARWCLVHATHLDEQELSRLAGSLAVAGLCPTTEANLGDGIFPLDRYVAQGGRWGIGSDSHVSLNVVEELRWLEYGQRLRDRRRNRVATAQQPAVGSLLYRQALQGGAQACRVPVGELSAGWRADWLVLREDALLSALPDDSLLNRWLFAGDRQQIRDVWVAGKPVIEDGRHALDEEVDARFIDVMKTLQAVM; this is encoded by the coding sequence ATGTCCGTTTATTTTGCCACGCGCGCGTTGCTGCCGCAGGGAATGGCGCGCAATGTGCGTCTGGAAGTGGATGAACTGGGGTATTTGCAATCCGTCACGCCGAATGCCGCGCCGGAAGGCGCACAGCGGCTAACCGGTATTGTGCTGCCGACGGTGGTCAACCTGCATTCGCACGCTTTTCAGCGCGCGATGGCCGGGCTGGCGGAGGTGGCTGGTCACCCGCAGGACAGTTTCTGGACCTGGCGTGACCTGATGTACCGCATGGTCGCGAATCTGACGCCGGAGCAGGTGGGGGCGATCGCCACCCGGCTGTATATCGATATGCTCAAGGGCGGTTACAGCCAGGTGGCGGAATTTCATTATCTGCACCACGACCCGCACGGCAAACCGTACCGTCAGCATGACATGTTGCGCCATGTGCTGGCGGCGGCGCAGCGGGTCGGCATCGGCCAGACCCTGCTGCCGGTGCTTTACAGCTACAGCGGATTCGGCGCGCAGCCGCCGCAGCCGGGGCAGGCGCGGTTTATTCAGGATGTGGATCACTACCTGCGCCAGCAGGAAACGCTGGCGGCGCTGATTCAGACCTATCCGTTGCTCAATCACGGGCTGTGTTTCCATTCGTTGCGCGCGGTCAGCCAGAACCAGATGGAAGATGTGCTGGAAGCGACCGACAGCAGCCTGCCGGTGCATATCCATATCGCCGAACAGCAAAAAGAGGTGGACGATTGCCTGGCCTGGAGCGGCGAACGCCCGGTGCAGTGGCTGTTCAACCGGTTTGCGGTGGATGCCCGCTGGTGTCTGGTGCATGCCACGCATTTGGATGAACAGGAACTGAGTCGGCTGGCCGGTAGCCTGGCGGTGGCCGGACTATGCCCGACTACCGAAGCCAATCTGGGCGACGGTATTTTCCCGCTCGACCGTTACGTGGCGCAGGGCGGGCGCTGGGGCATCGGTTCCGACAGTCATGTGTCGCTGAATGTGGTGGAGGAACTGCGCTGGCTGGAATACGGTCAGCGCCTGCGCGATCGCCGTCGTAACCGGGTGGCGACGGCGCAGCAACCGGCGGTCGGCAGCCTGCTGTATCGTCAGGCGTTACAGGGCGGCGCACAGGCCTGCCGGGTGCCGGTCGGCGAACTGAGCGCCGGCTGGCGCGCCGACTGGCTGGTGCTGCGCGAAGACGCTCTGCTAAGCGCGCTCCCTGACGACAGCCTGCTCAACCGCTGGCTGTTTGCCGGCGATCGTCAACAGATCCGCGATGTGTGGGTGGCGGGCAAACCGGTGATCGAAGACGGGCGGCACGCGCTGGACGAGGAGGTCGACGCCCGGTTTATCGACGTCATGAAAACATTGCAGGCGGTGATGTGA
- the hutI gene encoding imidazolonepropionase, whose amino-acid sequence MTIACDSLWLGADLVTLRGGRYQVIEDGALAVTAGRIVWLGARHALPAIAPSRVTDFGGGIITPGFIDCHTHLVFGGDRSGEFEQRLNGVSYADIAAAGGGILSTVNATRQADHDSLLASALARLRPLLAEGVTTLEIKSGYGLDVDSELKMLRVIRELGRQQPVHIISTCLAAHAIPPEFRQQPEAWIDLVCHELLPAVVNEGLADAVDAFCEHLAFSPAQVERLFQAAQTHQLPVKLHAEQLSSLHGSALAARFQALSADHLEYATEQDVAAMAAAGTVAVLLPGAYYLLRETQCPPVDLFRRYGVPMAIASDCNPGTSPALSLRLMLNMACTLFRLTPEEALAGVTLHAARALGLEQSHGSLETGKVADFVHWPLARPAELVYWLGGQLPCTTIFRGEQRP is encoded by the coding sequence ATGACGATAGCCTGTGACAGTTTGTGGCTGGGCGCCGATCTGGTCACCCTGCGCGGCGGCCGCTATCAGGTGATTGAGGATGGCGCGCTGGCCGTTACCGCCGGGCGCATCGTCTGGCTGGGCGCGCGGCACGCCTTGCCCGCTATCGCGCCGTCGCGCGTCACCGATTTTGGCGGCGGCATCATTACGCCCGGTTTTATCGACTGCCATACCCATCTGGTGTTCGGCGGCGATCGCAGCGGCGAATTCGAACAACGCCTCAACGGCGTCAGCTATGCCGATATCGCCGCGGCGGGCGGTGGCATTCTGTCCACCGTCAACGCCACCCGGCAGGCGGATCACGACAGCCTGCTCGCCTCGGCGCTCGCGCGTTTGCGGCCGTTGCTGGCCGAAGGCGTCACCACGCTGGAGATCAAGTCCGGCTACGGGCTGGATGTGGACAGCGAGCTGAAAATGCTGCGGGTGATCCGCGAACTGGGGCGGCAACAGCCGGTGCACATCATCTCCACCTGTCTGGCCGCCCACGCCATCCCGCCGGAATTCAGGCAGCAGCCGGAAGCGTGGATCGATCTCGTCTGCCACGAACTGTTGCCCGCGGTGGTCAACGAAGGGCTGGCTGACGCCGTTGACGCCTTCTGCGAACACCTGGCGTTCAGTCCGGCGCAGGTAGAACGGCTGTTTCAGGCGGCGCAAACGCATCAGTTGCCGGTCAAACTGCATGCCGAACAACTCTCATCGCTGCACGGCAGTGCGCTGGCCGCGCGCTTTCAGGCGCTGTCCGCCGATCATCTGGAATACGCTACCGAACAGGACGTGGCGGCGATGGCCGCGGCGGGAACGGTGGCGGTGCTGCTGCCCGGCGCCTATTACCTGCTGCGGGAAACCCAATGCCCACCGGTCGACCTGTTCCGCCGCTACGGCGTACCGATGGCGATCGCCAGCGATTGCAACCCCGGCACCTCGCCCGCGCTGTCGCTGCGGTTGATGCTGAACATGGCCTGCACCCTGTTCCGGCTGACGCCGGAAGAAGCGCTGGCCGGCGTCACGTTGCACGCGGCCCGCGCGCTGGGGCTGGAACAGAGCCACGGCTCGCTGGAAACCGGCAAGGTGGCGGATTTCGTGCACTGGCCGCTGGCGCGCCCGGCGGAACTGGTTTACTGGCTGGGCGGTCAACTACCCTGCACCACGATTTTTCGCGGAGAACAACGTCCATGA
- the hutG gene encoding N-formylglutamate deformylase codes for MTPFTFIEGDSPLLLSIPHAGTDLTPEVAGGLSPAARPLSDTDWHIPQLYDFARELGASVLAANYSRFVIDLNRPADDQPLYTTATTGLFPDVLFDGTPAFIPGHAPSEAVRAGYLRDIWQPYHQTLQQQLARIKQRYGYALLFDAHSIASRIPRLFDGQLPDLNLGTNGGLSCAPAIESALLEACQSQYRWSWVINGRFRGGHITRAYGQPEQHQHALQLELAQCNYMSEQAPFAWQPAKARELQPMLERIVHTFMDAAARLYQR; via the coding sequence ATGACCCCGTTTACGTTTATCGAGGGCGACAGCCCGCTGCTGCTCAGCATTCCCCACGCCGGCACCGACCTGACGCCGGAGGTAGCTGGCGGGCTCAGCCCCGCCGCGCGTCCACTGTCGGATACCGACTGGCATATCCCGCAGTTGTACGACTTTGCCCGCGAGCTGGGCGCCAGTGTGCTGGCAGCTAACTATTCGCGTTTTGTCATCGACCTGAACCGCCCGGCCGACGATCAGCCGCTGTACACCACCGCCACCACCGGCCTGTTCCCGGACGTGCTGTTCGACGGCACCCCGGCGTTCATTCCCGGCCACGCGCCGTCGGAAGCGGTGCGCGCCGGTTATCTGCGCGATATCTGGCAACCTTATCACCAGACGCTGCAACAGCAGCTGGCGCGCATCAAACAGCGTTACGGTTATGCGCTGCTGTTCGACGCCCACTCCATCGCTTCGCGTATTCCACGTTTATTTGACGGCCAGTTGCCGGACTTGAACCTCGGCACCAACGGCGGTCTCAGTTGCGCGCCCGCCATTGAATCGGCGCTGCTGGAAGCCTGCCAGTCGCAATACCGCTGGAGCTGGGTAATAAACGGCCGCTTCCGCGGCGGCCATATCACCCGCGCCTACGGTCAGCCGGAGCAGCATCAGCACGCGCTGCAGTTGGAGCTGGCGCAGTGCAACTACATGAGCGAACAGGCGCCGTTCGCCTGGCAACCGGCCAAGGCACGGGAACTGCAACCGATGCTGGAGCGCATCGTGCACACCTTTATGGACGCAGCGGCCAGGCTGTATCAGCGTTGA
- a CDS encoding methyl-accepting chemotaxis protein, translating into MLRLSSLSIRYKFALALMPLLIALLWFAGNGLLERRQAEQDMAQFSQLLALAQRAGNAAHALQRERGMSSGFIGSKGQKFADPLRTQRVETDKALSALWESKAALALSGTAADAIVQRLNRQQERLQTLSSLRAQVDGFSLPATQAVGWYTVSVSDLIALVGDMSHLVTDGGLVTRVAAYYNVLNIKEQAGIMRALLSEVFTVDRFAPGQYERFSQLVGMENAYTNVFNQFAQPALSQRMQDSLNSAAAQPALKMRDTAFAKAATGGFGVDANEWFTQQTQRIDQLKTIEDAASADLLSWADTLERQARLSGYGYLGGAVAALSLALLLAVLVARNVYQQLTSTLKTIDEMGNDLTCRLDVPGKDELSQLNQAYNRSLENIEHVVCTIKQSAGLVERASNDIAQGNQDLAQRTDEQAASLVQTASSMEQITVAVKQTADYAAQASELMNTMEAQIGAADQVTLQASEAMAQIRQSSEQMSQITAAIDAIAFQTNLLALNASVEAARAGEQGRGFAVVATEVRNLAQRSAGESQRIRELISTSIDQVHAGVTLVSRSSETMKQIMTSTSQVRDFVSDIATAAREQSLGVDQVHLALNQLEQVTQQNAALVSEAATASQLLDRQAGDMKGTVDRFVVADGGDVRVGLPL; encoded by the coding sequence ATGCTTCGATTATCCTCTCTTTCTATTCGTTATAAGTTTGCGCTGGCATTGATGCCGTTATTGATTGCGCTGCTGTGGTTTGCCGGCAATGGTTTACTGGAGCGCCGTCAGGCGGAGCAGGACATGGCGCAGTTTTCCCAGTTGCTGGCGCTGGCGCAGCGGGCCGGTAATGCCGCCCACGCCTTGCAGCGCGAGCGCGGCATGAGTTCCGGCTTCATCGGCAGCAAGGGGCAGAAGTTCGCCGACCCGCTGCGGACCCAGCGCGTTGAAACCGACAAAGCGCTATCTGCCCTGTGGGAAAGCAAAGCGGCGCTTGCCCTGTCCGGGACGGCGGCGGATGCGATCGTGCAGCGTCTGAACCGCCAGCAGGAACGTTTGCAAACACTTTCCTCGCTGCGTGCTCAGGTTGACGGCTTTTCGCTGCCTGCGACGCAAGCGGTGGGGTGGTACACCGTCAGCGTCAGCGATCTTATCGCGCTGGTGGGCGACATGAGCCATCTGGTAACGGATGGTGGGTTGGTAACCCGTGTGGCGGCCTATTACAACGTGCTGAATATCAAGGAACAGGCCGGCATCATGCGCGCGTTGCTGTCCGAAGTGTTCACCGTGGATCGTTTTGCGCCGGGTCAGTACGAGCGCTTCAGTCAACTGGTCGGCATGGAAAACGCATACACCAATGTTTTCAATCAGTTCGCCCAGCCCGCGCTCAGCCAGCGGATGCAGGACTCACTGAACAGTGCGGCGGCGCAACCAGCGCTGAAAATGCGCGATACCGCATTTGCCAAAGCCGCGACCGGAGGGTTTGGGGTTGACGCCAACGAGTGGTTCACACAGCAGACACAGCGTATCGATCAGCTTAAAACTATCGAGGATGCAGCATCGGCCGATTTGTTGAGCTGGGCGGACACACTGGAAAGACAGGCCCGGTTGAGCGGGTACGGTTATCTGGGCGGTGCCGTGGCGGCGTTGTCGCTGGCGCTGCTGCTGGCGGTGCTGGTGGCGCGCAATGTCTATCAGCAATTAACCTCGACGCTGAAAACCATTGATGAAATGGGCAATGACCTGACTTGCCGACTGGATGTTCCGGGTAAGGATGAACTGTCGCAGTTGAATCAGGCTTATAACCGGTCGCTAGAAAATATCGAGCATGTGGTGTGCACCATTAAGCAAAGCGCGGGGTTAGTGGAGCGCGCCAGCAATGACATCGCACAAGGTAATCAGGATCTGGCGCAGCGGACCGACGAACAGGCGGCATCGCTGGTGCAAACCGCCAGCAGCATGGAACAGATTACCGTGGCGGTAAAACAGACCGCTGACTACGCCGCTCAGGCATCGGAACTGATGAACACCATGGAAGCGCAGATTGGCGCGGCCGATCAGGTCACGTTGCAGGCTAGCGAAGCGATGGCGCAGATTCGTCAGTCCAGCGAGCAGATGTCGCAAATCACCGCGGCGATTGACGCCATCGCGTTTCAGACCAACCTGCTGGCGCTCAATGCGTCGGTGGAGGCGGCCCGGGCGGGCGAGCAAGGTCGCGGGTTTGCCGTGGTGGCGACCGAGGTACGCAACCTGGCGCAGCGCAGCGCCGGCGAGTCGCAGCGCATCAGGGAGCTGATTTCCACCAGCATTGACCAGGTGCATGCCGGCGTTACGCTGGTTTCGCGCAGCAGCGAAACCATGAAGCAGATCATGACCAGCACGTCGCAGGTACGGGATTTTGTCAGCGATATCGCCACCGCGGCGCGGGAGCAGTCGCTTGGCGTGGATCAGGTGCACCTGGCGCTAAATCAGCTGGAACAGGTGACGCAGCAGAATGCGGCGTTGGTGTCAGAGGCGGCCACCGCCAGTCAGTTGCTCGACAGGCAGGCCGGCGACATGAAAGGCACCGTCGATCGCTTTGTGGTGGCCGATGGCGGCGATGTCCGGGTCGGCCTGCCTCTCTGA
- the folD gene encoding bifunctional methylenetetrahydrofolate dehydrogenase/methenyltetrahydrofolate cyclohydrolase FolD, whose protein sequence is MVAKIIDGKTIAQQVKDEVAVRVKQRLAEGKRAPGLAVVLVGDNPASQIYVASKRKVCEEVGFISRSYDLPATTTEPELLALIDELNADAAIDGILVQLPLPAGIDNTKVIERIAPDKDVDGFHPYNVGRLCQRAPLLRPCTPRGIVTLLERYDINMFGLNAVVVGASNIVGRPMSMELLLAGCTTTVTHRFTKDLRHHVEHADLLVVAVGKPGFIPGEWIKPGAIVIDVGINRLENGKVVGDVKFDEAAERAAYITPVPGGVGPMTVATLIQNTLQACEEYHDTTAQA, encoded by the coding sequence ATGGTTGCAAAAATTATTGATGGTAAAACGATTGCGCAGCAGGTGAAAGATGAAGTGGCCGTGCGCGTGAAACAACGACTGGCCGAAGGTAAACGCGCGCCGGGGTTGGCGGTCGTGCTGGTGGGCGACAACCCCGCCTCGCAGATTTATGTCGCCAGCAAACGCAAAGTGTGCGAGGAAGTCGGTTTCATTTCCCGCTCCTACGACCTGCCGGCCACTACCACCGAGCCGGAACTGCTGGCATTGATCGACGAGCTGAACGCCGATGCCGCCATCGACGGCATTCTGGTGCAGTTGCCGTTACCGGCGGGAATCGACAATACCAAGGTCATCGAGCGCATCGCGCCGGACAAGGACGTGGACGGTTTCCATCCGTATAACGTCGGCCGGCTGTGCCAGCGCGCGCCGCTGCTGCGCCCCTGCACCCCGCGCGGCATCGTTACGCTGCTGGAGCGCTATGACATCAACATGTTCGGCCTGAACGCCGTGGTAGTGGGCGCATCCAACATCGTTGGCCGCCCGATGAGCATGGAACTGCTGCTGGCGGGCTGCACCACTACCGTCACCCACCGTTTCACCAAAGATCTGCGTCACCACGTCGAACACGCCGACCTGCTGGTGGTAGCCGTAGGCAAACCGGGGTTCATTCCGGGCGAGTGGATCAAACCGGGCGCTATCGTGATTGACGTCGGCATCAACCGGCTGGAAAACGGCAAAGTAGTGGGCGACGTGAAGTTTGACGAAGCCGCAGAGCGCGCCGCGTATATTACGCCGGTGCCGGGCGGCGTAGGGCCGATGACGGTCGCGACGCTCATTCAGAACACCTTGCAGGCCTGCGAGGAATACCACGATACAACGGCACAGGCATAA
- the ybcJ gene encoding ribosome-associated protein YbcJ, giving the protein MNVFHLDKHPHVELCDLLKLQGWSESGAAAKQAIAAGEVTVDGHTETRKRCKIVAGQVVRFGGESVTVQA; this is encoded by the coding sequence ATGAACGTATTCCATCTGGACAAACACCCGCACGTGGAACTGTGCGACCTGCTGAAACTGCAAGGCTGGAGCGAAAGCGGCGCCGCCGCCAAACAGGCGATTGCCGCCGGTGAAGTGACCGTCGACGGTCATACCGAAACCCGCAAGCGCTGCAAAATCGTCGCCGGTCAGGTTGTGCGCTTTGGCGGCGAATCGGTTACCGTTCAGGCTTAA
- the cysS gene encoding cysteine--tRNA ligase, whose translation MLKIFNTLSRQKEEFKPIHAGKIGMYVCGITVYDLCHIGHGRTFVAFDVVARYLRYLGYDVKYVRNITDIDDKIIKRATENGETITQLTDRMIGEMHTDFDALNIQRPDEEPRATHYIAEIIELVEQLIARRHAYVANNGDVMFSVDTAPGYGALSRQDLEQLKAGARVEITEVKRNPMDFVLWKMSKAGEPSWPSPWGNGRPGWHIECSAMNCKQLGEHFDIHGGGSDLMFPHHENEIAQSTCAHGGEYVNYWMHTGMVMVDREKMSKSLNNFFTMRDVLMHYDAETIRYFLISGHYRSQLNYTEENLKQARASLERLYTALRGTDAATPAAGGDAFESRFRDAMDDDFNTPEAYSVLFDMAREVNRLKAEDAVAVNGLAAALRRLAGVLGLLEQDPELFLQSGAQADDGEVQEIEALIKQRNDARQSKDWALADAARNRLTEMGIVLEDGPQGTIWRRK comes from the coding sequence ATGCTAAAGATCTTTAATACCCTGAGTCGTCAAAAAGAGGAATTCAAACCCATCCACGCTGGCAAGATTGGCATGTATGTGTGCGGGATAACCGTTTACGACCTGTGTCATATCGGTCATGGGCGGACATTCGTGGCGTTCGACGTGGTGGCGCGCTACCTGCGCTATCTGGGGTATGACGTAAAATATGTGCGCAATATCACTGATATTGACGACAAGATCATCAAACGTGCGACGGAAAACGGCGAAACCATCACTCAACTGACCGATCGTATGATCGGCGAAATGCACACTGACTTTGATGCGCTGAATATCCAGCGCCCGGATGAAGAGCCTCGTGCGACGCACTACATCGCGGAAATCATTGAGCTGGTGGAACAATTGATCGCCCGTCGTCACGCCTATGTGGCGAATAATGGCGACGTGATGTTTTCGGTGGATACCGCGCCGGGTTACGGCGCTCTGTCCCGTCAGGATCTGGAACAACTGAAGGCCGGGGCGCGGGTGGAAATCACCGAGGTGAAACGCAACCCGATGGACTTCGTGCTGTGGAAAATGTCCAAAGCGGGCGAGCCGAGCTGGCCGTCGCCGTGGGGCAATGGCCGTCCGGGCTGGCACATTGAGTGCTCGGCGATGAACTGCAAGCAATTGGGCGAGCATTTCGACATTCACGGCGGCGGTTCCGACCTGATGTTTCCGCACCACGAAAACGAGATTGCCCAGTCTACCTGCGCGCACGGCGGCGAGTATGTGAATTACTGGATGCATACCGGCATGGTGATGGTGGATCGGGAGAAGATGTCCAAGTCGCTGAACAATTTCTTCACCATGCGCGATGTGCTGATGCACTACGATGCCGAAACCATCCGCTATTTCCTGATCTCCGGCCACTACCGCAGCCAGTTGAATTACACGGAAGAAAACCTCAAGCAGGCGCGCGCCTCGCTGGAGCGCCTGTACACCGCGCTGCGCGGTACCGATGCCGCAACGCCGGCGGCGGGGGGGGATGCATTCGAAAGCCGTTTCCGCGATGCGATGGACGATGACTTTAATACGCCGGAAGCTTACTCGGTGCTGTTCGATATGGCCCGCGAGGTTAACCGCCTGAAAGCGGAAGATGCGGTGGCGGTCAACGGCCTGGCGGCGGCGTTACGTCGACTGGCTGGTGTTCTGGGGCTGCTGGAACAGGATCCGGAATTGTTTCTGCAAAGCGGCGCGCAGGCCGATGACGGCGAAGTGCAGGAGATCGAAGCGCTGATCAAACAGCGCAACGATGCCCGTCAGTCCAAGGACTGGGCGCTGGCCGATGCGGCGCGCAACCGTCTGACGGAAATGGGCATCGTGCTGGAAGACGGACCGCAGGGCACTATCTGGCGTCGTAAGTAA
- a CDS encoding DoxX family protein, with protein MLDRINQLLDKPDCGKLVLRLSFSILMLFHGVHKLIAGVGGIQGMLAEHGLPGFIAYGVFVGEVITPVMMILGILTRPAALAFSFTMIAAFSLAHPEAIFTLDKTGAWGIEGVAVYFFAGIVIALLGSGKYSVMSNPRWR; from the coding sequence ATGTTGGACCGGATTAATCAGCTGTTAGACAAACCGGATTGCGGCAAGCTGGTTTTGCGACTGTCATTCAGTATCTTGATGTTGTTCCACGGTGTTCATAAGCTGATCGCTGGCGTCGGCGGTATTCAGGGAATGCTGGCGGAGCACGGCCTGCCTGGGTTTATCGCCTATGGCGTGTTTGTCGGTGAGGTGATTACACCTGTCATGATGATTCTGGGCATCCTGACTCGTCCTGCCGCGCTGGCCTTCTCCTTCACCATGATCGCGGCGTTCTCGCTGGCGCATCCAGAAGCGATTTTCACCCTTGATAAAACAGGGGCATGGGGAATCGAAGGCGTTGCGGTCTACTTCTTTGCCGGTATCGTGATTGCGTTACTGGGCAGCGGCAAATATTCCGTGATGAGCAACCCACGCTGGCGCTAA
- the ppiB gene encoding peptidylprolyl isomerase B, translated as MITFHTNHGDIVINTFPEKAPVTVENFLNYCRSGFYDNTIFHRVINGFMIQGGGFEPGMNQKGTNAPIKNEANNGLGNNRGTLAMARTNDPHSATAQFFINVVDNDFLNFKSESVNGWGYCVFAEVAEGMDVVDKIKAVSTGRSGMHQDVPKEDVIVTSVTVSE; from the coding sequence ATGATTACGTTTCATACCAACCACGGCGATATCGTCATCAATACTTTCCCGGAAAAAGCACCGGTTACCGTGGAAAACTTCCTGAACTACTGCCGCAGCGGTTTTTACGATAACACCATCTTTCACCGTGTGATCAATGGCTTCATGATCCAGGGCGGCGGCTTTGAACCCGGCATGAACCAGAAAGGCACCAACGCGCCGATCAAAAACGAAGCCAACAACGGTTTGGGCAACAACCGTGGCACGCTGGCCATGGCCCGCACCAACGATCCGCATTCAGCGACCGCCCAGTTCTTCATCAACGTGGTGGATAACGATTTCCTGAACTTCAAATCTGAAAGCGTAAACGGCTGGGGCTACTGCGTGTTCGCCGAAGTGGCGGAAGGCATGGACGTGGTCGACAAGATCAAAGCCGTGTCCACCGGCCGCAGCGGTATGCACCAGGATGTACCGAAAGAAGACGTGATCGTCACCAGCGTAACCGTCAGCGAGTAA
- the lpxH gene encoding UDP-2,3-diacylglucosamine diphosphatase — MTTLFISDLHLSEQEPAITAGFLRFLREDAPGADALYILGDLFDAWIGDDDPAPLHATVAQALKTLTDSGVPCYFAHGNRDFLLGARFARQSGLRLLATETVLDLYGRRTLLLHGDTLCTDDRAYQNFRRKVHNPLIQRLFLWLPLSLRLRIAARMRAASQQANQHKSMTIMDVNADEVMARLQHHQATLMIHGHTHRPAIHPIDQAGVRAERAVLGAWHQQGSLLRVTADDVRLISFPL, encoded by the coding sequence ATGACCACGCTGTTTATTAGCGATCTGCATCTGAGCGAACAGGAACCGGCGATCACCGCCGGTTTCCTGCGTTTTCTGCGTGAAGACGCGCCCGGCGCCGACGCGCTCTATATCCTCGGCGATCTGTTCGACGCCTGGATTGGCGACGACGACCCGGCCCCGCTGCACGCCACGGTGGCGCAGGCGTTAAAGACGCTGACAGACAGCGGCGTGCCCTGCTATTTCGCCCACGGCAACCGCGACTTTCTGCTCGGCGCACGTTTCGCCCGCCAGAGCGGCCTGCGGCTGCTCGCCACGGAAACGGTGCTTGATCTGTATGGTCGTCGCACGCTGCTGCTGCACGGCGATACCCTGTGCACCGACGATCGCGCCTACCAGAACTTCCGCCGCAAGGTGCATAACCCGCTCATCCAGCGGCTTTTTCTGTGGCTGCCGCTGTCGCTGCGTCTACGCATCGCCGCCCGCATGCGCGCCGCCAGCCAGCAGGCTAACCAGCATAAGTCCATGACCATTATGGACGTCAACGCCGATGAAGTGATGGCTCGTCTGCAGCACCATCAGGCCACGTTGATGATCCACGGCCACACCCACCGCCCGGCGATTCATCCGATCGATCAGGCCGGCGTGCGCGCCGAGCGCGCGGTGTTGGGCGCCTGGCATCAGCAAGGTTCTCTGCTGCGGGTGACCGCGGACGATGTCCGTCTGATTTCATTTCCGTTGTAA
- the purE gene encoding 5-(carboxyamino)imidazole ribonucleotide mutase, producing MSSNAAPAKIAIVMGSKSDWATMQFAAEILTALNLPYHVEVVSAHRTPDKLFSFAEQADQNGFDVIIAGAGGAAHLPGMLAAKTLVPVLGVPVQSAALSGVDSLYSIVQMPRGIPVGTLAIGKAGAANAALLAAQILARHDSELAVRLAAWRQAQTDEVLNHPDPREDA from the coding sequence ATGTCATCCAACGCTGCCCCGGCGAAAATCGCTATTGTCATGGGTTCAAAGAGTGACTGGGCCACCATGCAGTTTGCTGCAGAGATCCTCACCGCGCTGAATCTGCCCTATCACGTTGAAGTCGTCTCCGCACACCGCACGCCGGACAAACTGTTCAGCTTCGCCGAACAAGCGGACCAGAATGGCTTTGACGTCATTATCGCCGGCGCGGGCGGCGCCGCTCATCTGCCGGGTATGCTGGCGGCCAAAACCCTGGTGCCGGTGCTGGGCGTTCCGGTGCAGAGCGCCGCGTTAAGCGGTGTCGACAGTCTCTATTCAATTGTGCAGATGCCGCGCGGCATTCCGGTCGGCACGCTGGCCATCGGCAAAGCCGGCGCCGCTAACGCCGCCCTGCTGGCCGCGCAGATTCTGGCGCGTCACGACAGCGAGCTGGCTGTTCGTCTGGCCGCCTGGCGTCAGGCGCAGACCGACGAGGTGCTGAACCATCCGGATCCGCGGGAGGATGCATGA